AAGAGATTGTAATAAAACAATGATAAATCTGAAAGCTCAGCTAATTGGGCCTCAAATCAATGTATTAGTTTACAAGCCCATGTAAAACTTAAATCTCATTTAATTGGGCCTTTATGTGGCCACTTGGAATTCTTTGCTCTACACCAATATTCAAATAATTGGGCATTTTACATTGGATTATAGATTTTATTTCTACGCATTGACCGGTTTTCTGGATACCtagactatttttttttttaaaacatttaagaaaaatcgttttgtttagATCTAATTTACCATTTAGAGAGAAGTGGACACCatctaattttattaaaacattgtTCAACGCAAACGTAAAAAGCCTATGAAAATTTACTAAATTagatatttaaagttttttttctacATAAAATATGCTGTTTAATTTTTCTCCATTTTAAGATTGAGATCTTACATTTACTGAAAATTCATTACCAATCAGATGCACAGTTAATTTCTCATTAACTCTCAATTTATTACTACCTATTTGCATTGAATTAGAATGTAATtaggaaaccaaaaaaaaaaagaagcgtGTTTCCGTACAACACAACCGCGCTCGAATCAGAAAGGGAAACATGGATGTATGGCGTGGTACCCTCTGGGACCCACTGCATTAACAAAATTAATGATCCtattaattaattgatttttttaattaaaaaaaaatggaagcaTCATGAGAGAGGGAGATTCTTCAATCTTCAATCATCATCACTTTTATTAtttgaagaaaaacaaaaattcgaaacacagaaaaaaaaaaggtcgatTCTTTGCTTTGCCTTCAAATCTCATCAATCAATCACCTTTCCATCGTCGATAACCTCTTTCCTTTTTGTGAATCGCGAGATCTCGGAATCCCATCGTTGATTTGTGGGGGTACTGATTCGTTTCTTGTCTCTGTTTTAGGATTCTTCACGTTAAATTGTCGTGCTTTTTTAGCTCCTAGAGATTCTGTTTCAACGAGAATTTGTAATTAGGGTTAAGATGGAGAAGTACGAGCTCGTGAAAGACATAGGCGCTGGGAATTTTGGAGTGGCCAGGCTCATGAAGGTCAAAAACTCTAAAGAGCTTGTTGCCATGAAGTACATCGAGCGTGGTCCCAAGGTCCTTCTCAGCATTCATATTTCTCGTTTTCATTGTTCTTATGAAGCTGATCATCTCTCATTTCATACGCCCTGACTAGCTTCTTAGCTCGTTGGCATTAAAAAGATTGTCTTTTTAGCTCATTGGCTTTGTTGTATTTTTGGGATACAGATTGATGAGAATGTGGCAAGAGAGATCATTAATCACAGATCGCTTCGTCATCCTAATATTATCCGTTTTAAGGAGGTTTGTCAATTTATAACATGTCTTCTCCTCGCTATGGTGAAAAGGATATCTAATGAAGTTGATGATTTACTTAATCACAGGTTGTGTTGACTCCAACTCATCTTGCTATTGCCATGGAATATGCTGCTGGTGGTGAATTATTCGAGCGTATATGCAGTGCTGGAAGATTCAGTGAGGATGAGGTCAGCTTCGCATCTAAATATTGTGGCTTTGCTTTCCTTTGCTACTGTACAaggattagtttttttttttttttcccctaGAGCTCTGTATGGTCTTTGGCTAGATtaggaagaagagaaaacatgTGAATCTTCTTTATTTGTTATCAGCGTATCTAACAATTGGTCTCTAGGGTCTACAGTCTAAtccccttctttttttttctctttgtccAGGCGAGATACTTCTTTCAGCAGCTTATATCAGGTGTTAGCTATTGCCATGCTATGGTAAGGcaaatatatttctattagATGTCTGGGATCAGTTCCTTTATCAGTCCTGTTGTCTCACCTTGTGTCCATTTTTTTGGCAGCAAATATGCCATAGAGATCTGAAGCTCGAGAACACACTCCTGGATGGAAGTCCTGCTCCACGTCTCAAAATCTGTGATTTTGGTTATTCCAAGGTCCGGcactaaacaaaaattattaagtCCTGCCATTGTCTGCGTAATCGTTTTGTTCTTTCCCACTTTCATAAAAGCACtgtcaagttattttgttttcctTCTATTTATAGTCCTCTCTACTGCACTCGAGGCCCAAATCCACAGTTGGAACTCCAGCATATATTGCACCTGAGGTCCTTTCTCGGAGAGAGTATGATGGCAAGGTAATCTTACTGATATTTGAATCTTGGTAAATCCGGGCATCATGCTCAATGCAATGGATTTTACCTAAACCAATGAGTTTCTATGAAACTGTCATGCTCACCTTTGTGAAAGTCGGTAAGATTTtgaatttctttcttcttctttcagaTGGCTGATGTATGGTCTTGTGGTGTAACTCTTTATGTCATGCTTGTTGGAGCCTACCCATTCGAAGACCAGGAAGACCCAAAGAACTTCAGGAAAACAATACAAGTAGGTTTATTCTTTTGACTCATGTGTCAGCATATCTCGCGTTAAGAATGCTACATCCTTTTCATCAATGTGTGATCTTGTTGTTCTACAGAAAATCATGGCTGTTCAGTACAAGATCCCGGACTACGTCCACATCTCACAGGATTGCAAACATCTTCTTTCCCGTATATTTGTGGCCAATTCACTCAAGGTATATACATCAATCAAATGAGCTAAATGTTTTGAGAAGTTGAGAGTTTTGTTTGACAATAGAGCTGAGTTGTTGTTTTTGGCAGAGGATAACCATTGCAGAAATCAAGAAACACCCATGGTTCCTGAAGAACCTGCCAAGGGAACTCACAGAGACAGCTCAAGCTGCATATTTCAAGAAAGAGAATCCAACCTTCTCCCCGCAGACCGCTGAAGAGATCATGAAGATAGTGGATGATGCCAAAACGCCTCCGCCTGTTTCCAGATCCATTGGAGGGTTTGGCTGGGGAGGAAAGGGAgacggagaggaagaagaagtggatgaagaggaggtggtggaggaagaggaagacgaagaagatgaatATGATAAGACTGTAAAGGAAGCACACGCAAGTGGAGAAGTGTGAatcagttgatttttttttggtttgggtaTGAAAGAAAGTTGTCATTGGTTTGCTGAAACTTAAAAGTctcgttttattattttttgtcttcTCCAGTTACAATGCTTAGCCTTTggctttggttttggttttgaagATTTGTAAAATTTGGTATAAGAAGAACAAACAGAGATTGATCATGAGTCCTTAAAGGCATTGTGACTTCAAACTAAATATCatgtaaattagatttttattttctgaGAGGTTTTGTGTATTTTTCATGAAGTGAATCCTTAAATCAGTTTTTTGttggtttattatatatttttttaaaatacataattaaatttattatatttctaaaaaCACATAATTATAAGGGAATTTGCATTGTATgacacacaaaaaaattaataatttagtaTCTGACTACTTTACCTAAACAGTAAGAATATACCATATACAATATGTATAATTGCCATCATACCCTTGTATTTCATCGGTGCAACCGActgataaataataaattaactaaattttaacCCGCACAGTTGTgctgatattttatattttataaatgtatttgatattattataatttttaaaatatataatttttattttagtattatatattgtgtaatttataatattattatttatatttattattcggcgttattaatatatagtgatttgtttagtacattttactttattattaatttttattacttactaatatattttcgagttaggtaaaataaaataacaatatgataTACTCAAATAAATAACCTCcttcaatttatttatattatagaaaagaaatatgtttaagataatttatatttacatgttgtattttagaaaatatactttaacatatattattttagtattttacggGATTTTATAAGTAGAaacattgttttgtttaaataatatagccatataattttagtaaattttgtaCATAGTATCacctatcatattattttagaaacttTTATTGGTATATGATAATTCtggatattataatattaatttgtattttcatttttcataaagatttcaaaatattagattactttaattttttcaacatgtatagtttgttttttcgtggttcatttcaaaaagttattctttattatcaATGATTTTaccttttgtaaaatttgaaatattgtcattttgagtttgaatatttattttcaaaattttatttattttcaagaaaactttgaaaaatacactactatttttgagtttggaagattacatgaattatgaatttgtttttgtttttgttattacattaatacattattttataaaacaaatatttgaatttttggtaatagTTTCTAAATGTTTCTCAACATATTCTTTAtaattgaaataaataataatttatcattaaaattggatttgtcattaatattttaaataaattactaaaatttcatagttttcttacaccatattttaaaaatattatatgaactaaaggttattatatactattatattttgttgatataaataaaagataatatatagttatagatataaatttttaacctatgttaataaatttatttttatatataaatattatatagtttacaaattttaactcattttaatgataagtgataatttatttaaatgaaacaatttaTTGAATTATAGAATCtacctatttaatataattttgtcatatttaatataattttgtcatatttaattcatataacacttctatttttatataattcataatataattatagaatttattaaaaaatatataatttctattttcttattttataataaaattttagttaaccttgatttaaaacaataatatattactaattacgaaattaattaaaatgttattttataaaaatatttaaaattttaaataaaattttgttagcttctttctcaaaaaaaatttgttataactaaaaataataaaattcaaatttatagttagtttattattaatgtaaataatcaaatacatcatattaactaattttttaaatggtcttactatgacttgttaatggtagataaaaattgGATCTTAAATTAATAGGTTAGATTAGAAACTTActtaaatatccaaaatttactCATATGTGATATTTTCATAacataaacaaataaacaatattCATATAAACAATATCAttcctaaaaaaatatatgaatattaagaaaatatacatataaatatggAAAATACACTAGGATATCATTAAAAAAGTTTATGCCATAAATATAGACTCTAATGattaaaatgactaaaatgtttaattaaagaggtaaatatacatttatatccctagggttaactaatctaaatctTAGGGTTTAGACTTAAGGGGTGAGATTTAGGATTGagatttaaagttttataaaataaaaaataaatattaaaaatttgaaaataaaaattttaaaaatagtttcaaaaagtattttcgaattacaaaaagaaaacatgaaaaaaatatgactctcttttaatagattagataattataaatattcaaTCGTGGCTTACTTTGATTCACGTACAGACTCTTTAGGAAAAAATCAATTAATCTCACGTGATTCATAATGGCGACACTTAAATCGTTGAACTATAGTCACAACTAAGAGGAAGGCGATGAAGTCAAGGCAAGACCCGGATTACATAATCAAGACCAGAGCCGTGCGAGAAGTTTTTGATGCcctaaaccaaataaaatattatgtttcataaagtgtttttttcataaaataatacaataaacaattaaattcttttataaataaccTTTTGATAGAATTTTTCCactttttattatagttttatgtttaatttataaatatgaaaatgcaATATACAATACGCTTTTATACACATAgttttattctaaatttgtataataaaacttaattaataaatcaaataaataataataggtaaaagaacatataaaatgaagaaaacatacttattatgacaaaataaaagaagatgatcgtaatgataaatttttaaaagtaaataaaaatatataattataattaattggtTATAATTAACATCTAAATTGTAGGTGTAAACAGtaaggaaataaaatattgataatgATTTACTATATACGATACTGAAGCTGAGGAACAATCAATAACATTTAATTTATGGATATATACATGCCTTAcaaatctttcaaaaaaaattgatgccATAAGCgaatgtttcttttctttacaCTGAGGCACAGCACTGATCAAGACCGATGAAGACGAAAACCGTAGAGAAAGGCGAGACAAAACCGTTGCAATATACAATTTGttttgttctattctatttggCAAATAGAATACTATGTATtattttcagtttgatatttggttttacggtttatatttggttttagagtttagtgattaAAGTTTAAGGTTAAGCATTTAGAAGGTGGGGATGAGACAAAGTCACCGCtaacttttttttatgcaatcatatacattttataatttcattcatgtgtactatactatttattttattccatcttatttgggtttatggtttattttggatttagggtatagtCATTATGGTTAGTGATTATGGTGTAGGGTTAAATATGTACGGGTCGGGGTGGGTTggaataaattttagttttagggATTGGGATGAGGTTagtttagagtttatagttgggtttacggtttagtgattagggtttagggtttagtatttagaaaatGAGAGGGTTGGGTCAGCAATAACTTTTTTCATGCAGTCATAGAGATTTCATAATTTTACCAATAtatactatgttatttattttgttatattcaATTCGGTTCAAAGTTTATAttggggtttatggtttatatttggatttagagtttacTGATTAAAGTCTAAGATTTAATATTTAGGAGTTGGGATAATGTTTAGTATCAAGATTATAAGGGTTGAGATAAAGTTGGTGTCCTATGCTATTTTGGTGACATGAAATAGaacatttaagttttttttatgcaGTAAAATCAAAAATAACATGAAGTAAACTTACGGTGTAAATAAATAGAATACTTCAATGTGACAGGGTTCAGGGTTGTATTGTATCCATACATTTATGAGTAAAGTGAAAAACGTAtccaataaaaacataaatgacGTGTATGTCAATGAAATTGACCCTCGATCCCCCGTATATCAATCGAGAAGGATTTCAAAAATTAGaactttaattttgtattaattaaaaaaaacccaaatcATAGATGGTACTCTAAATATcttctaaattctatttcaaagaattctagaacatctaatataaagtatagtttaatctaatagTGTCACATTAttctataattatataacactagaaaagagaacattatattaacctaaaatataggaagtatgtattctttccttaaataaaaactacggaattacctaatatgatttacatatatatagcaattaatgattatgaataataaagatttgataacaatttttgcatccttattcatttttgtttaaatttatattattaaaaaaaattaaacaatcacattaactatataataaaaaaattagattttttcttatatgttatattttgaattttttaaaatgactttaaaattacaaaaatgaggaaaccttatatgttacattttttttaaaacgactttaaaatacaaaaataaagacATCTTATAcggtatatttttcttatatgttagaattttcttatatgttatattttgatttttttttaaatgactttaaattacaaaaatgtaagttttccttaagtatacgactaaaaacatttaaatgacatgtatcaattcgatggttgatttgaaagctttcaaaaccataaggaagataaaagtcaaaataatttaactgtggaaacaatactgttcactttttgcaagaatgtgttcgataaaaaaaataaggtttttatgtcataatttgtttaatgtccactagagaacattatattaacttaaaatgtaagaagtgtgtattctttcattaaataaaagctacagaattacctaatatgatttacatatatatgacaattaatgattatgaataataaagatttgataacaattttttgaatcattcttcatttttgtttaatttattattattaaaaaaataaacaatcacattaaccatataataaaaaattagattttttcttatatgttatattttgaattttttaaaatgactttaaattacaaaaatgaggaaaccttatatgttatattctttttaaaacgactttaaaatacaaaaatgaggacaccttatatgttatattttccttatatgttatattttgaattttttaaaacgactttaagttacaaaaatgtaagttttccttaagtatatgactaaaaacattaaaatgacatgtatcagtgttgtgttcaaaaaaaaaaaagacacgtATCAGtttgatggttgatttgaaagctttcaaaaccatatgtaagataaaagtcaaaataatttaactgtgaaaAAAATACTgctcactttttcaagaatgtgttcgatagaaaaaaaaaaggtttttatgtcataatttctTTAATgtacactagagaacattatatgaacctaaaatataagaagtgtgtattctttccctaaataaaaattacgaaattacctaatatgatttacatatatatgacaattaatgattataaataataaagatttgataacaatttttgcatccttcttcattttgtttaattttatattattaaaaaaataaacaatcacattaaccatataataaaaaactagatttttttcttatatgttatattttgaattttttaaaatgactttaaattacaaaaatgatgaaaccttatatgttatattttttttaaacgactttaaaatacaaaaatgagaacaccttatatgttatatttttcttatatgttatattttgaattttttaaaaagactttaaattacaaaaatgtaacttttccttaagtatacaactaaaaacattaaaatgacatgtatcaattcgatggttgatatgaaagctttcaaaaccgtatggaagataaaagtcaaaataatttaaccgtggaaacaatactgttcatttttttcaagaatgtgttcgatggaaaaaataagttttttatgtcataatttgtttaatgtccactagagaacattatattaacctaaaatgtaagaaatgtgtattctttccttaaataaaagctacagaattacctaatatgatatatatatatatatatatatatatatatatatatatgacaattaatgattatgaataataaagatttgataacaatttttgcatccttcttcattttt
The window above is part of the Brassica napus cultivar Da-Ae chromosome C8, Da-Ae, whole genome shotgun sequence genome. Proteins encoded here:
- the LOC106416337 gene encoding serine/threonine-protein kinase SRK2A-like gives rise to the protein MEKYELVKDIGAGNFGVARLMKVKNSKELVAMKYIERGPKIDENVAREIINHRSLRHPNIIRFKEVVLTPTHLAIAMEYAAGGELFERICSAGRFSEDEARYFFQQLISGVSYCHAMQICHRDLKLENTLLDGSPAPRLKICDFGYSKSSLLHSRPKSTVGTPAYIAPEVLSRREYDGKMADVWSCGVTLYVMLVGAYPFEDQEDPKNFRKTIQKIMAVQYKIPDYVHISQDCKHLLSRIFVANSLKRITIAEIKKHPWFLKNLPRELTETAQAAYFKKENPTFSPQTAEEIMKIVDDAKTPPPVSRSIGGFGWGGKGDGEEEEVDEEEVVEEEEDEEDEYDKTVKEAHASGEV